AGAAGCTGATGCCACAGTCGCTACCGCGGAGTCCTGTACCGGCGGCCTTGTCGGGTCGAAAATAACGGACATACCCGGTTCGAGCGACTACTTCGACCGCTCGCTGGTTACCTACTCCTACGAGGCCAAGCGAGAGCTGCTCGCCGTCTCGCGGGAATCGCTGGACGCCCACGGCGCAGTCTCAGAACCGGTCGCTGTCGAAATGGCTCAGGGCGCTCGTGATACCGCCAGGACAGACTGGGGCGTCGCCACGACTGGCGTGGCCGGGCCGAGCGGCGGCTCGTCGGAAACGCCCGTCGGGACGGTGTACATCGCCGTCGCCGAGGCCGCCCCGTGGGGGACCAACGAGTCCGGCGTGACAGTGTCCCGCTACGAGTTCGATGGCACCCGTCGCGAGGTCAAAGCGGCCATCGCGACACAGGCGCTCCGGGACCTGGAAACCGCCCTACAGGAGTAGTAAGCTCTTTCAGTTGGGACACAGACGGTCCGGTAGATGAACAAACGTGGGCACGTCCTGAACGCCGTCCTCCTGAGCATCGGACTGGGATACGTCCTTGACCCCTCGGGCGACGTGACGACATTCGCGACAATCACGGAAGTGTTCCTTCCCGTCGTTCTGGGCGCACTGTTCCCCGATGTCGACACCGCCTTCGGCAAGCACCGCAAGACGCTGCACAACATCCCTGTCCTCGTGATCTTCCTGGCCCATCCGCTGTATCACGGCGGCAATCTCCAGTGGGTGTGGCTCGGCGTCCTCACCCACTACGTGCTGGACTACTTCGGTTCCCGCCGAGGCATCGCACTGTTTTACCCCATCTCGGACAAAGAGTACGGGTCACCGACGGGTGTGACGACTTCCAGTGAGTATGCGGAGGTTGTCACCGTCGCGATTACCATCTTCGAACTGGCCGCGGTCGGGCTGTTGATACATGTGCTCCCACAGTACCTGCCGCCGTCGGTCCGTACCTTCGTCGTCGAGAACAGCGCGTTTCTGGTTTAGTACACTTTCACGTCGTCGAACCGACCGCTGTACGCGACGTGGTCCGGATGAGTCGGCTCGGTCCCCTGCAGCATCAGCCGGTCGAACTTTCCCCAGGTGTTTTCCAGCCCCAGATGCGCCCACTCGACTGCCCGGCGGATGTCGTGTGAGATGCCGTCGCGATGGAACAGCGACCGCTCCACGTCGTCTTTCAGCGCCGCACTGAGCGCCGCCACGTCCTCGAACGCCTCGGTAAAGGTCACGTACGCCTCGCCGACGGTACCACGGACGTGGGCATACGACGAGACGAACGGCTCGTGGCCGGTCTCCGACGTGAACGACTGCGCGCGGTCTCGGTGGTGGGACAACTGCTTGGGGTTGTACACTTCCAGCGCGTCGATGCTGTCGTCGTACGCTTCGATGTCGTCGAGTCCGAGGCTCACATTGAGAAATCCGGGATGGGGGACGAGCACGGCTGCGTCCTGACGGTCCAGCTCTCGCATCGCGCCGTCGAAGGTAATGAAATCCGGGATCGGCTCTTCGAGTCCAATACCCAGTACGTGCCGGCGCTGTTGCCAGGTGCCAGTAAATATCTCTCTGGCTGGAAACACAGTCAGCTCTTCGTCGGAAAACGCCTCTGCTTGCCGCCGTATCTCCGGCAGCCGCGTGAAATGCGGTGCGTACACCAGCGCGTCGAGACCACGTGCCTTCGCACGCTCGACGACCCCGTCGTCGAGCACTTTCACGTGGAGATCAACGGCGTACCCCTCGGGTTGCACGGTGAACGCTAACTCCGTACTGCCATTAGGGGTTTCCGTTTTGGCAGTCTGAGAGACAGACTTCTGACAGGTGGCAGCCAACGTTTTTAACCCCGGGTCGCCTGCCACTGAGCAAATGCCACGCTGGGAGTGCGACATCGAAGGGGACGACAGACAGTTCGACCGCGTCGAGGAGCTTATCATCCACCAGTCGGTTGAGCATGACCGCATCGAGTGCAAGGTCTGCGGTGCCGTCGTCCCCGACGGCTACTTCGCTATCAAGCACGCCTTCGACGAACACTCCCGCGCGGAGTACGTTCGCGCCTACGACGCCTCCGCCGCCGAGGTCCGTCGTCGTGAACAGATAAAAGAATCCGTTGAGGCCGCCGCCAACATGAGCGAGGTCATCGACCGATTGGAAGGCGGCGAAGCGTAGCAACTACCGCTGTTTTACGACGGTGCCTGACTTTGCTCGACAATGATTGCCAACTAGTCTGAAAACGCTTGATTGCTCCCTTGCGGGTCGCTACGCATCCGTTCGAATTGCACGAGACCCGTTCGCCTACCGCTCTTCGGAGTCGAGAACGCGAATCTGGTCGCCACGCACGGTGACCGGAATCGGGACCGTCGCCTCCTACTGTTCCACCTTTTTCTTCGTCGGGTGCGCTCACTGTGCTCGCGCACCACTCCTCGAAAAACGTGGGCGAAAACGCGGGCCCTCAGTCGTTCAGGCCCGTGAACTACCGGCTCCGCCGGTGGATATGGGTCTACCGCTCTTCGGAGTCCAGCACTCGAATCTGGTCACCACGCACGGTAACCGGAATCGGGACCGTCGCCTCGTACAGTTCGACGGTGACCTGGTCCTTGCCCTCGTCGATGCGCTGGACCTGCGCCTTCTCGCCCTTGAACGGGCCGGCGATGAGTTCGACGATGTCGCCCTCCGCGATGCCTTCCACGTCCGGTTTCGGCGAGAGGAAGTGCTCGACTTCCGCCATCGAGGACTCCCCCTGCACGACGCCGTTGGCGTGGGGGATCTCGTCGAGGATGCGGTCGAAGACGTTGTGATCGTCCGCTTCGACCATCACGTAGCTCGTGAGCGAGTCCGGCGCGAGCGCGGCGTGGATCTCGTCTTCCTCGCGGGAGATGATCATGTCTGCGACGGTGCGTTCCTGGCTGGCCGTGGTTTTGACTGCGTAGATTCCCATCGGTTTACACCGGCTTGCTGCCAGGGATGAAGGTCATCACGGCGAAGATGATGAACCCGAGCAGTCCGACCAGCGCGATGCCCGCGCCGGCGATTTTCGCGATCTGGGAGAACTCCTCCCACGACGGCGTACTCGCCAGTTTGAGTACGCGGATGTAGGAGGTGAGATCGTATGGAACGTCCATAGCGGGTCGTACCCACTGGTGGCTTTTCTATATTGTGGTGCGCGGCGACGAGTCCGAACCCGTCACAGAGCGAGCTGTACAGCGTCACAGAAAAAAAGTAGCCGACAGAACGGGGCGATAACCGGGACGAGCGTTCCCGAACGTTCGGTTAGTCGTCGGTCAACGCAGTCCCGTCCGATCCGTGTGTCCCAAGGTCGCTACCGTCACCGGCATCGCCGGTTTCGAACTGGTCGATGAGGTCCTTGAGGTCGGTCGCCTGACTGGAGAGCGACTGTATCTTCTCGGTGACCTCCGTGATCGACGCCGTCTGTTCCTCGGCGGACGCGGCGACGTTCTCGGCCTCTGCGGATGTCTCCTCGCTGATCGAGCCGACTTCCTCGGCCATCGAGACGACCTCTTCCATCGAGGCCGCCTGCTCGTCGGTCGCGTCGCTGATAGCCTGCACGCCGTCGTTTGCCTCGTTGACCTGCTGGACGATACTGGTCAGCGAGTCGGTCGCGTTTTCGACCGTTTTCTTCCCGGTGTCGACGCTCTCACCCATCTCCTGCATGTCCTCGACAGTGGTGTCGGTCCGGGACCGAATGTCGTCGATCATCGACTCGATATCGGTCGTCGCTTCCTGGGTTTCCTCGGCGAGCGTCTTGATCTCGCGGGCCACGACGGCGAACCCTTCGCCCGCCTCACCGGCCCGAGCGGCTTCGATGTTCGCGTTGAGCGCGAGCATGTTCGTCTGCTCCGCGATTTCGTCGATGAGCGTCGTGACTTCGCCAATGCGCTCCATCTCCTCTGCGAGGGACTCCACCTGTTCGATAGCTTCGGTGGACTTCCGTTCGAGCGCCTCGATTTCGGCGGCGGCCTGCTCGGCGTATTCGCGGCCGGACTCGCCGTCGTTGACGGCCTGCTGGGACTTCGACGCGACTTCGTCGGTCGACGAGGTGATTTCCTCGACAGTCGCCGACAGGTCGGTCATCTCGTCGCTCACCTGCTGGATGTTCCGGTTTTGCTCGTCAGCGCCTTCGGCGATCTGTTGCACCGACTCGCTCACCGACTCGCTAGCCGACCGCACTTCCTGTGCGCTCGCGGAGATCGTTTCCGTCGAACTGTCGACGGTTCCGGCGAACCCTTCGATGCGGTTGACCGTCCGTTCGAGCTCCGTGATCATCTCGTTGAAGCTCTCTGCGATGTCGACCATCGCGTCGTAGTCGCTGTCGGTGGCCATCCGCTGGGTGAGGTCCCCGGCCGCCGACTTGTCCATCACGTCGCTGAACTCGGCCGCCTTCGCTTCGAGGGCGGACGCCATCGCCTCGGCGTCTTCCTTCGCCGCCTCCGCCTCGTCTCTGGCGGCTTCGACGTCGGTAATCAACGTCTGGATGTCCTCGCCCATCTCCTCCAGCGCCGCGCCGAACTCACCGGGGATGCTCTCGTCGAGCGCCGGGTCGTCGAACCGCTTGTCAGCGAGCGCGTCGGCCTGATTCGCAGCGGTCGTCAGGTACGCCTGCATCGACGCGAATGAGTCGTACAGTTGCCCCATCTCGTCGACGCGCGTGGTCTCGGGGAGGGTGCTGTTGATCTCACCGGCGGCGATGTCCTCGGCGCTTTCGGCCACGCGGGAGAGCGCGTTCGCGGTTCCGCGCCCGATTGTCACGCCGACGACGAACAGTGCCCCCACGGCAAGCGCCAGGAGGAGCGCGATGTTCTCGGAGACAGCCGACTGCAGGGCGAACGCGCGGTCCTGCGGGACGTGATACAGCAACGCCCACTCAGTGCCGGTGACCGGCGTGTACGCCATCACGTACTGCCCGTCTTCCATGCCCGTTCTGGCGGAGACGGACTTGTAGCCGGTTTCGCCGTTCAGTGCCGCTTCGACGCTCGTGTCGGTCGCGTCCCCGGTCGCTGCGTACTCTTCGAGAATCGAACTCTTCCGGTTGTCGAGAATGATCTGTCCGTTCGACCCGACGACCTTCACGTCGCCGGTCGCAAACGGTGACGTGAACTCGTGGGAGCGCGCTTCGAGCGACGCCGTCAGCACGACGTATTCGTCGCTGCCGGAGACAGGCTGGACGAACGCAATAACCGATTCGTTACTGCTCTTGTACGCTTCGGACGTGCCCGTCGGACCCGACGAGACGACTGCACCACTCGCGTCGGTCCACGGATCGTCGACGTTGCTCAGTGCGACGCCGTTCAGTTCGTCGTCGGTGCTGGCGGTGACTGTACCGTCAGCGGCGTCGACGTAATGAAGCGCCCGGACGTCTCCCGGTAACCCAATGAGCTTCTGTTCGAGCCACCGCTGGTGTTCTCTGTCAGAGGTGGACTCGGACCGATCACCGATAGACGCCGCGAGAAACGACGCCGTCGACTGCTTGTTCGAGACCCAAGTTGAGACGGAACTCGATTGGGACTCCGCGACACCGCGGATTTGATCCTCTGTCTGTGACTCAACTAGCGCCCCCGTTTCGAGGTTGATGGCTGCCCCACCGAGTGCGAGCAAGACGACCACGCCGAGCAACAGGACGCCGAACTTCGCCGCGTACCGACGCCGAATGACGTCAGGGAGCGCACGCTCCGTTGCCTGAACCAGCCGGCTCGGGAGCGAACTCATCGGGACCCTCCCGATTTGAAGAACTGTGGTTGCAATAGCTCCAGCGACTCGACTGACCCGTTAGTGACCCGCTCGATCAGGTACGAACTCAGCGGTTCGAGGTCAGCCGTCAGGTCGACGCTTCCGGACGCACCCTGGTAATTCACTGCCCGGCCTGCTTCAGTGAGTGACCGAACACGACCGAAGTCGCCGACAGAGACAGTGTGTCCAGACCCGCCGGAAACCGACTGAATGGTCTCGGCGATTGCCGGACCGCTGGCTTCACCGGCCTGTTCAGCGGCACACGCCATCAAAAACAGCGCGTCGTACGCATTGACCGAGTACGCTCTGGGCTGGTCGATATCCGAGAGCCGGCGGACGAGTTCGAAGTACGCTTGCGTCCGTGCAGAGGACAGCGACGCGCTGTAGAACCCGTCGTAGTACGACGGGAGGTCACCGCCGAACATCCCCGCAGACAGCACCCATGGAACGTCGTACTCCGACTGGTTGTACGCATCAAGGATACCGCGCTCCTGGCCGGAGACGCTGGTGAAGCTGACGGCATCAGGGTCGTTCTGGAACACGTCTGCGAGCGTGTCGTCGAACGATCCCGACGACGGGTCATATCGGATATCGGCGACGATATCGGCGTTCAGTGCCTCACGCTGTGCGTCCGCCAGTCCGGCACCGAAGGAGTTGTCGATGCTCAGTAACGCGACGGAGTCCGCATCGATGTACAGCGGGTCGTCGACGGCCTTCGCCATCACCACTGCCTGCGTCCCGTCGCTCGGCACTGTTCGGCCGAAGTATTTCCGGCCGTTGGCCCGGCCGGCAGTCGATAGCTGCGGGGCAGTACTGGCGGGGCTGACCTCCATAATTTCGTCGCTGGCTGCCTCCGGAGCGAGCGCGAGCGACGCGTCACTGACGAGGCCGCCGACGAAGCCGATGACACCACGGTCGACGAGTGCTCCGTACTGCTCTACCGCGGTTTCGGCGTTCGCCTCGGTATCGAGAATGGTCACTTCGACGTCGTTACCGCCGATACCACCGGCGGCGTTGACGTCGCTTGCCGCCTGCTCGACCATGCGCTTGCCGTGTTGTCCGAGTGGGGCGAGCGCACCACTGAGTGGAAGGAGTGCACCGAACTGAACAGTGTCACCGCCTCCGCTCAGAGAGCCGAGACAACCGGATGAGAGTCCCAAGCTCCCAACGGCCAGACACTTTTTGAGAACATTACGCCTCGAATCTGAGTACATGCGAAGAGAGTTAGAATTTCCGGATAAACGCTTTTCGGCGAGAGTATCATTTATGATAGCATACGTGTGGATATAAATTCATTTACCGGCAGCTAGGGAGAGTCAGAAAACTGAGACGACGAGGCAGTTCAGTCGACGTAGTCGATGTCTTCACCGAGTTGCTGGGCGGCCTTCTCCTGTTCGGCCTCGCTCTGGCCGTAGATCTGTGGGCTCTCGACGCCGGTGACGACGATCATCGTCTCCATCTTGCCCTCGAACTCGTTGTTGACCGACGCGCCCCAGATGATGCGAGCGTCGGGATCGATGCGGTCGTAGATCTCCTCGACGACGCCCTCGGCTTCCTCGATGCTCATGTCGGGGCCGCCGACGACGTTGACGAGCGCGGAGTTCGCACCGTCGAACTCCACGTCAAGTAGCGGCGAGCGGAGCGCCGAGCGGATGGAGTCTTGGGCCTTGTTCTCGGAGTCGGACTCGCCGAGGCCGATCATCGCGACACCGCCGTTCTCCATGATGGTCCGAACGTCGGCGAAGTCCACGTTGACGAGGCCGGGCTTGGTGATCAGTTCGGTCATGCCCTTGACCGAGCGCATCAGCACACGGTCGCAAATCTTGAACGCGTCCTGCAGCGGCATCGACGGCGCATAGTCCAGCAGGCGGTCGTTCGGCACGACGATGACCGTATCGGAGACCGAACGGAGTCGTTCGAGGCCAGCGTCGGCGTTGGCACGGCGGCGTTCACCCTCCGCGGTAAACGGAATCGTGACGATAGAAATGGTGAGTGCGCCGGCTTCCTGCGCGGCCTGTGCGACGACCGGGGCCGCGCCGGTGCCGGTGCCGCCGCCGAGACCTGCGGTGACGAACACCATGTCTGAGCCGTCGATAGACTGCTGGATGTCCTCGATGTCCTCCTGGGCGGCCTCCTCGCCGATTTTCGGGACCGAACCCGCGCCGCGGCCGCCGGTGCGCTTGCGGCCGATGAGAATCTTGGTGTCGGCGGCCACCTCGTCGGCGAGGTGCTGTGCGTCGGTGTTTGCGGCGACGAGTTTGGCCCCGTGGATGCCCTCCTCCATCATCCGGGTGACCGTGTTCCCGCCAGCACCGCCACAGCCGACGACCGTGATCTTCGTTTCCAGGTCCTTGACGACGCTTGCCAGTTCCTCGTCGGACATCGTCCCGGACGTGGACATGTCTTGAGACGGCGTCGATGTCGTTTCGTCGACAGTTCCGCCAGCCGCGTCCTCCCCGTCTTGTTCTGCCTCGTCGATAGCGTCGTCAATTATCGAATCCATAATTTAAAACCCCCTTGCAGACGAACAGTTATTAGTTTTCCCCCTACGTCTGACGCACGTCTGACGTGTTGAGTCATAGTTTTACCGGCTGACGCGCCAGTGTTCACAGCGTATATCGACGTATACGCTCGCGCTGGAACCGCTCCGGGTCAATCTCTTCGCCGTCGATTTCGACGGATTGGCCCGAGGCGAGTTTCCCGAACTTGGGCCCTTCGGGGATACCGGCCGTTCGTGCGAGGTCCGGGTCGAACGCCGTCTCCCGGGCGACCAGTTCGTCCGCGGTCCAGTCGACGCTGTCGAAGCGCCGTTCGAGGATTTCGACCAGCGGTTCGACGACCGCTTCTATTTCTGTCGCCGCCGGACAGACAATCGGTCCGGTGAGGACAGTCCCGTTTTGCTCGGTCGCGTACGCGATGGACTGGCGTTCGATAGTCTCACGCAGTGCCTCGCTATCGACGCCGCGCACGTCGGAAATAAGCTCGTTCGGGAGGTCGATTACGGTCCATTCCCCGTCGTACCCGGACGCAAGCTCTCCGAACCTGAGACCATCGTCGACCGGCCGGACAGCGTCTTCCAGCGTCTCGACGAGGCCCAGGTCGACACCGGTCGTCTCCCGAACGAACGTCTCACTGACGACGCGGTAGCCCAGCGACTCGATGGCGGCCGTGAGGTCCGGCCGGTCGCCCTCCATGAGAGCGTAGTCGGCCGCGCTGGCACGGAAGGCGCGGTCGAGCACTGTGTCGCGCTCCGCGTCGCTGACGGCCCACTCCGCCAGCGCGTCCAACGACCAGTTGGCGGCGATGTGGCCGACCGCCCAGTCCGTCTCACGAACAACTCGCTCGAACCGCGGGGCGTAGTGGCCGCCGCCGACCCCGAGGAGGTGGCGGCGCGTCCCGTTCTCACGCGGCCTGTCAGCCGGTTCGTCGGCGAGGTCCAGTATCGCTCTGGCAGCGGCCTCGGCGGCGTCGGGGTCCTCCCACTGTGGCTCCGCACTGCCGACCTCGACAAACATCGACGGGACACCGACTGCTGTCGGGCCGTGGTGCGTACACTCCATCCCGACTTCGTAGTCCGGCGGAGCGTGGCGCTGGAGTGCCGACACCACGGCCTTGTGAGCCCCGGGACAGGCGCGGGCGAACTGCCCGTCTTCGCCGCCGTACTCCGCGACACCGAAGTTTCCGGTGTGGTGGGCTGTCAGGAGCTCGTCCGTCTCGCCGGCGTGTTTTGAGGCGAACACCAGCAGGTCCGGGTCGTCGAACGCTGCCGCGACGTTTTCGATGTCCAGATGTAACGCCTCGAACTCGCGGAGTTCCACGCTGTCAATCTGGTACACCGTACCGCCGCCTTCGTCGTCGGGCCGCGTTTCGTCGATGCTCGTTTCCCAGTCCCGCAATGAGCGCAGGTGCTCTCCGATGTGCATCGATGCCGCGTCGGCGTGTGAGACAACGATTCCGAGCATCAATCGGCGTTCTCCAGATGGACCGGTTCACGACCCACCGCGGACCGGACGGCGTCACCGGCCAGCCCAAGCAGGTGTTTCAGCGCTTCGCGGCGCTGGACGAACAGTCCGACCCCGAGGAGGACGTACAGCCCTGTATACGCCAGCAGAAGGTCGTGACTCGATATCGGCAGAGCGAGAAGGTCCCTGATGATGGCGAACTCCAGAACCACCTGCGAGATGAACAGCGCGAACAGCCCGATTGCTTCCCGGATACTGATCTCGAAGTTGACCAGAATGGCGAGCGCAAAGAAGGACTGGGCCGCTGTAATCCAGATCTCCGCGCCCTGTCTGGCGTCGAACGGCAGGACGCCGTACCCGCCGAGTGCGATGGAGTACACCACTGCGATGGTCCCGATGAGCAGCGTCCACTGATTGAGTTTCGAGGAAATGAGGGCGTTGAACCCCGCCGTCGAGCGGGCCTTGTTGACCAGCACGGCGACGACAATGAGCTCAGGTGACTCACTGGCCAGCGGGGCGACCCACTGGATCATGAAGAACTCGGGAATCCCGTTCGCGACACCGATCTCTTCGAGACCGTGGGCGAACGGCTCAACCGCGGTGAAAATCATTGCGCCGGAGTAGCCAAACAACGCCAAGACGACGAGTGGCCGCCACGGCAGCGACCACTCCTGGAAGTACTTTGGGACGCCGACGGTGTGCTCGCTGTGTTCGATATCGGACTTGAGCACGAGGCCGATGTACGCGACGTAGAGGCCCACCAGAAACAGCGTATCGAAGATACCGATACCGCCGCCGAGAGGGACAAGAAACGCCCACAGCGTCGCCAGAAAGAGGAAGGAGATCTCGGTTGCGATGTCGGTGTCCAGCTGGACGGCGTCTTTCAGGAAGCCGTCGCGTTTCGTGACTGCGGGGTCCCGTGTCTTTGCGGCGCGCCAGACGGTGAACACGGCGATACCCGCCCAGCCGATACCGATGAGGATGCGGTTCGCGCCGGTCATGTTCGCAATCGCGAGGTTCGCGTCGTGACAGGCGCGAGCGAGCCCCCCGCTTGCGGACTCGATTTCTGCCGCCGTGAACTGGCGACAGGCCTCCGTCGTCGCCCCACCAGCCCCGGCGTTCCAGGCGTACAGCGCGTCAACGGCGTACTCGGGAGCCACGGCGAGAATGGCGAGGACGGCGATAGCGAACGCCCTCGGTACGTCTTTCTCGGCGGTTTCAGCGCCCCAGGCCAAGAGGAACGACGCCCCGAGGACGGCGAGCCCACTGACCGCGACGGTGGTCACGTTCCCGACCTCAATGCCGGAGATAAATAGGTAAATCCAGCCGACAGTCAGGGCCAGCGCGACTGCGACTTGCATCAGTGGATGGCGAAAACGACTCACTGTCGGAAGTGTGGCTGGGTCTGGCTGAAAAGCTTGCGAAAGTGTCGGCTGCAGACCGTGCTTCCCACAGAGCGTGGCGTTCATACGACCGGGGCGCGCTGGCGTTGGTATGGACGTTTACGGACTCATCGGGAACCCGGTCGGGCACTCGCTGTCGCCGCCGATGCACGAGGCGGGCTACGAGGCACTGGGACTTGACGCGCGCTACGTCACGTTCGAACCGTCGGCTGACGCCGGTGCCGAAGCCGTCGAAGCGGCGGAGACGCTCGGAATCGACGGCCTCAACGTTACCATCCCGTTCAAGCAGGACGTACTCGACGCCGTCGACCCCGCGCCGCTCGCCGAGCGCATCGGCGCGGTCAACACCATTGATTTCGCGGGTGAGACGCCGACGGGCTACAACACCGACGCGGTCGGTGCGGTCCGAGCGCTGGACCACCACGACGTGTCGCTGTCGGGTACGGCGGTCGTCGTTGGGGCCGGCGGTGCGGGGCGAGCGGCCGCGTTCGGTCTCGCCGACGAGGGGCTGTCGGTGCGGATCGCGAACCGGACCGAGTCTAAAGCCGACGCGCTCGCCGATGAAGTCCCGGACGCCTCCGGCCACGGGCTCGATTCGCTCTCCGACCTGCTCGCAAACGCCGACATCCTCGTCAACTGCACCAGCGTCGGCATGGAGGAGGACAAGACGCCGGTCCCCGCCGACGCGTTACACAGCGACCTCGCGGTGCTCGATGCGGTGTACACGCCAATCGAGACCCGTCTGCTACAGGACGCGGCGGCCGCGGGCGCAACGACCGTTGACGGCGCGTGGATGCTCCTGTATCAGGGGGTTGAAGCGTTTGAACGCTGGACTGGCGAGGACGCACCTGTAGACAGGATGAACGGCCGATTGCGCGAACACTTGTAACGGAGCGGTCACCAGCAAGAGATTTGTGTTGGGGATAAATACGTTCATGTATGGGTCTGCTTCAGAAATTGAAATCTGCCCTCGGGCTTGACGGGACTGGGTCATCCACGTCGGGAACCAATCGCGACGTGGACGTGACTGTCGAGCGAGAGCCCTCTACTGAAGACGAAGACGCTGTGAAGGGGACGAACACCGCGACGACTACCGAGACCCACACATCCGATACCGCGGACGGGGCCGGGACTGAATCAGGGGATGGGAGTGCAACATCTGCTCAGACAGACGAGTCGGAGACTACTGAGTCACCGACTACCGACGACGAATCGACATCTGCGACCGATGCTTCTCCAGCAGGGTCCGAGCAAGAACCAGTGGTCGACGACGAAGCCAGCGACTCGGAAGCCACCGCTGACGAAGAACCGGCCGAGGCTGATGCCGAGACTGAGGACGAGGAAAGTACTGCCCCAGTCACGGAAATAAAGGGTATCGGTCCCGCCTACGCCGACCGACTCGCCGATATCGGTATCGAGACGGTGGGCGAACTGGCCGCTGCGGATGCAGCGGACATCGCCGCAGACACCGACCTCTCAGAGAGCCGTGTTTCGGGCTGGATCGAGCGGGCCGAAGACTTCTGAAACCGTTGACGTTCCGTCTTTTTGCGCCGAACCGCAAGGGAATTAGTCGCCGCACTGTTTTCGTTCGGTAATGCAATCGGTCGAAACCGACCGGACCACGTTCACCGACCTTGCGGCCGACGCGCATCCAGCGGCGCGCGTCCCTGTCGAGGTTCGAGTGGACGTCGATGACCCGTTTCTCGCCTATCGCCGGGCGCGCGACGAAACTGGCGGCGTGTATCTGGCGACGACCGGCGGCCAGTCGGGGTGGGGTTACTTCGGGACCGCTCCGGCGGACTTCCGCGAGGTCGACCCCCGAGCTGGCGGGACCCTCGCCGCACTGACTGAGTTTCTCGACGGCGAGCGGCTGGTCCGTGGTGACTGCGACGTGCCGTATCCCTGCGGAGCCGTTGGATGGCTCTCCTACGACGTGGCGCGGGAACTGGAGTCACTGCCCGACAGCGCCGATGCCGACCGCGCGCTCCCAAACCTGCAGGTGGCCCGCTACGACCGCTTCGCCGCTTGGGAGGAACCCCGCGGTGAGTCGGTGACGCTGCGCGTGACAGCCTGCCCGCGGGTCGACGACTTTGAAACGCCCGAACTGGCCTACGAGTTCGGCAAGCAACACGCTCTGGACCTGGCCCGGGCGGCCGTGCAGGGTGACCCCGCCGTCGGGGACCCGCCGGTCGAGGCCGACGAAGCCACGTTCGAGAGCGACTGCACGCCCGAGGCCTTCGCTGACCGAGTCCAAACGGTCAAGCAGTACATCCGCGACGGCGACACGTTTCAGGCGAACGTCTCACAGCGTCTCCGCGCACCCGCCGCAGTCCATCCCGTCGAGGCGTTCGACGCGCTTCGAACTGTGAACCCCGCACCGTACTCTGCCCTGCTTGAGTTCCCTGGCGTTGACCTCGTCAGCGCCAGCCCGGAACTCCTCTTGCACCGCGACGGCGACCGTATCGAGACCGAACCCATCGCTGGCACCCGCCCGCGGGGCGAGACGCCCGACGCTGACGACCGACTGGAAGCGGACCTGCTCGACGACGGGAAGGAGCGGGCCGAACACGCGATGCTCGTCGAT
The genomic region above belongs to Haloarcula hispanica ATCC 33960 and contains:
- a CDS encoding sodium:calcium antiporter, which codes for MQVAVALALTVGWIYLFISGIEVGNVTTVAVSGLAVLGASFLLAWGAETAEKDVPRAFAIAVLAILAVAPEYAVDALYAWNAGAGGATTEACRQFTAAEIESASGGLARACHDANLAIANMTGANRILIGIGWAGIAVFTVWRAAKTRDPAVTKRDGFLKDAVQLDTDIATEISFLFLATLWAFLVPLGGGIGIFDTLFLVGLYVAYIGLVLKSDIEHSEHTVGVPKYFQEWSLPWRPLVVLALFGYSGAMIFTAVEPFAHGLEEIGVANGIPEFFMIQWVAPLASESPELIVVAVLVNKARSTAGFNALISSKLNQWTLLIGTIAVVYSIALGGYGVLPFDARQGAEIWITAAQSFFALAILVNFEISIREAIGLFALFISQVVLEFAIIRDLLALPISSHDLLLAYTGLYVLLGVGLFVQRREALKHLLGLAGDAVRSAVGREPVHLENAD
- the ftsZ gene encoding cell division protein FtsZ; amino-acid sequence: MDSIIDDAIDEAEQDGEDAAGGTVDETTSTPSQDMSTSGTMSDEELASVVKDLETKITVVGCGGAGGNTVTRMMEEGIHGAKLVAANTDAQHLADEVAADTKILIGRKRTGGRGAGSVPKIGEEAAQEDIEDIQQSIDGSDMVFVTAGLGGGTGTGAAPVVAQAAQEAGALTISIVTIPFTAEGERRRANADAGLERLRSVSDTVIVVPNDRLLDYAPSMPLQDAFKICDRVLMRSVKGMTELITKPGLVNVDFADVRTIMENGGVAMIGLGESDSENKAQDSIRSALRSPLLDVEFDGANSALVNVVGGPDMSIEEAEGVVEEIYDRIDPDARIIWGASVNNEFEGKMETMIVVTGVESPQIYGQSEAEQEKAAQQLGEDIDYVD
- a CDS encoding shikimate dehydrogenase, with amino-acid sequence MDVYGLIGNPVGHSLSPPMHEAGYEALGLDARYVTFEPSADAGAEAVEAAETLGIDGLNVTIPFKQDVLDAVDPAPLAERIGAVNTIDFAGETPTGYNTDAVGAVRALDHHDVSLSGTAVVVGAGGAGRAAAFGLADEGLSVRIANRTESKADALADEVPDASGHGLDSLSDLLANADILVNCTSVGMEEDKTPVPADALHSDLAVLDAVYTPIETRLLQDAAAAGATTVDGAWMLLYQGVEAFERWTGEDAPVDRMNGRLREHL
- a CDS encoding ABC transporter substrate-binding protein; this translates as MYSDSRRNVLKKCLAVGSLGLSSGCLGSLSGGGDTVQFGALLPLSGALAPLGQHGKRMVEQAASDVNAAGGIGGNDVEVTILDTEANAETAVEQYGALVDRGVIGFVGGLVSDASLALAPEAASDEIMEVSPASTAPQLSTAGRANGRKYFGRTVPSDGTQAVVMAKAVDDPLYIDADSVALLSIDNSFGAGLADAQREALNADIVADIRYDPSSGSFDDTLADVFQNDPDAVSFTSVSGQERGILDAYNQSEYDVPWVLSAGMFGGDLPSYYDGFYSASLSSARTQAYFELVRRLSDIDQPRAYSVNAYDALFLMACAAEQAGEASGPAIAETIQSVSGGSGHTVSVGDFGRVRSLTEAGRAVNYQGASGSVDLTADLEPLSSYLIERVTNGSVESLELLQPQFFKSGGSR
- a CDS encoding D-aminoacyl-tRNA deacylase, with amino-acid sequence MLGIVVSHADAASMHIGEHLRSLRDWETSIDETRPDDEGGGTVYQIDSVELREFEALHLDIENVAAAFDDPDLLVFASKHAGETDELLTAHHTGNFGVAEYGGEDGQFARACPGAHKAVVSALQRHAPPDYEVGMECTHHGPTAVGVPSMFVEVGSAEPQWEDPDAAEAAARAILDLADEPADRPRENGTRRHLLGVGGGHYAPRFERVVRETDWAVGHIAANWSLDALAEWAVSDAERDTVLDRAFRASAADYALMEGDRPDLTAAIESLGYRVVSETFVRETTGVDLGLVETLEDAVRPVDDGLRFGELASGYDGEWTVIDLPNELISDVRGVDSEALRETIERQSIAYATEQNGTVLTGPIVCPAATEIEAVVEPLVEILERRFDSVDWTADELVARETAFDPDLARTAGIPEGPKFGKLASGQSVEIDGEEIDPERFQRERIRRYTL